The window AAATCCGGAACAATCCGCAAAAATTTTGCACATTATTTCCGAATCCGCCTGAAATAATTTGAAAAAGGGATTCTGAAATAATGTGCTAATTTACATCTTAATTTCTCTTTGTAGAATAGTAATAAATAACCAAGACAAATAGGAGGAGCAATAACCGTGAAAGCATCAACATCTTTACCATATATAGCATTAGCAATCGGAGTAATTGCTGTTTCCACTTCTGCCATATTAGTGAAGCTTGCCACAGCTCCATCAGCTGTTATTGCTTTTTATCGCTTACTTTTTTCAACGTTATTCATTTTGCCCTATTTTTTATGGAAAAGCATGCCTGAATTAAAAACATTTACGAATAAAGAGTGGTTAAATAGTATCATTGCAGGTGTTTTTTTAGCACTTCATTTTATTTTATGGTTTGAATCTTTAAACTACACATCAGTTGCTAGTTCTGTTGTACTAGTAACACTTCAGCCGATTTTTTCATTTATCGGCACTTATTTTTTCTTTCATGAAAAAATTTCCCTTCATGCTTTTTTTAGTGCCATTATGGCGGCTATAGGAAGTATTATTATTAGTTGGGGCGACTTTCAAATTAGCGGTATGGCACTACTTGGAGACTTTTTAGCTCTGGCAGCCTGCATAATGATAACAGCTTATTTATTGTTTGGTCAGCATGTAAGAAAAAAACATTCTTTAACTGCCTATACATTTATCGTTTATGGAATTAGTACGGTTACCTTGTTTTTCTATTGTGTTTTATTGCAATATCCACTGGTTCGATATTCATACAATGATTGGGTTTGTTTTATTCTTTTAGCGCTTATTCCAACATTACTAGGACATTCGTTATTTAATTGGTCTTTAAAATGGATCAGTACAAATGTCATTTCAGTAACCATTTTGTTTGAACCTATCGGCTCCATTATTTTAGCCTATATTTTTTTAGGGGAATCCGTTATTACATCACAAATTATTGGTGGAATGATTATTATTAGCGGTATTTTATTATTTGTGTTTGAGAAGAAATTTAAAAGGATTTTAAAAGAAGAACCCTCAAACATAAATAGTTAAAATTAATGGGATTTCGCTAATATATGGTGAAGTTAATTCTTAACCTTACTATAACTCCGACCTCTAAGCGAAATGAGG is drawn from Bacillus alveayuensis and contains these coding sequences:
- a CDS encoding drug/metabolite transporter (DMT)-like permease (product_source=COG0697; cog=COG0697; pfam=PF00892; superfamily=103481; transmembrane_helix_parts=Inside_1_6,TMhelix_7_26,Outside_27_35,TMhelix_36_54,Inside_55_66,TMhelix_67_89,Outside_90_93,TMhelix_94_116,Inside_117_120,TMhelix_121_143,Outside_144_146,TMhelix_147_169,Inside_170_180,TMhelix_181_203,Outside_204_212,TMhelix_213_235,Inside_236_239,TMhelix_240_262,Outside_263_266,TMhelix_267_286,Inside_287_303), with the translated sequence MKASTSLPYIALAIGVIAVSTSAILVKLATAPSAVIAFYRLLFSTLFILPYFLWKSMPELKTFTNKEWLNSIIAGVFLALHFILWFESLNYTSVASSVVLVTLQPIFSFIGTYFFFHEKISLHAFFSAIMAAIGSIIISWGDFQISGMALLGDFLALAACIMITAYLLFGQHVRKKHSLTAYTFIVYGISTVTLFFYCVLLQYPLVRYSYNDWVCFILLALIPTLLGHSLFNWSLKWISTNVISVTILFEPIGSIILAYIFLGESVITSQIIGGMIIISGILLFVFEKKFKRILKEEPSNINS